The genomic DNA TCTGCGATGTCAAACATTATGAGCGGCACGACCAGTGCACCACAGATCGCAGCATTTCTCGCAGCGATACAGATGAAGGGCGTCACCCCTGACGAGCTCTATGGGTTTGCAAAAGTCATGCGCGAAAAGGCTGTACGTATTGAGGTCCCACCAAACACGATGGACACTTGCGGGACAGGTGGCGATGGTCTTGAGACCTTCAATGTATCAACTGCTGCTGCGTTTGTCATTGCTGGAGCCGGAGTACCAGTGGCGAAGCATGGCAACAGAGGGGTCTCAAGCAGATGCGGGTCAGCGGATCTTCTAGAAGAGGCGGGCATATCAATCAACCTGACACCCTATCAGGTGGAGAAGTGTGTCAATGATGTTGGAATCGGGTTTCTCTTTGCGCCACTATTTCATAAAGCCATGAAATACGCAATGGGTCCACGTCAAGAACTTGGAATGCGAACGGTCTTCAATATCCTTGGTCCTTTGACGAATCCTGCACGTGTCAACTATCAGATCATTGGAGTCTACGACCAGTCGCTTACCGAACTACTGGCAGAGGTTCTAAAGAAGCTAGGACTAAAACACGCCTTGGTGGTTCATGGTGCTGGTCTGGACGAGATCACCACTACGGGTTCCACCAAACTATCAGAAGTACACCGGGGTAGAGTAAGGACCTACACCATCGAACCGGAGGACTTTGCTCTTACTAAAACATCTCTTCAAGACATCAAAGGTGGTACACCACAAGAAAACGCCAAGATACTTAACAGAGTACTGGATGGTGATCCCTCACCGTACACCGACATTGTTCTTCTCAACGCCGGAGCAGGATTATACGTTGCAGATCAGGTCTCGGACATCCAAGAGGGGATCGAGCTTGCACGAACAGTCATAGCCGATGGTGACGCAAGAAAATGCTTTGACATGCTACGGACTTTTTCCGCCTCACTGGCAAGAGGAGGGTAATTCATTGAGAGCAGATTTGGGTGAATTAGTAGAATCCATCGTGGAGAAACGGGCTGTAGCAATCCCTCAGAAAAAGAGTCTCACTTCGGTATTGCAAATGGGCCATAGATCAGGGGTCAGAGTCATTGCCGAGGTCAAACCAGTCTCTCCAACAGATGGAACGTTGATGGGCAAGAACACTCCCATAGAAAAAATAGTCGCAGCCTACGAAGCAGGCGGTGCCTCAGGAATCTCGGTCTTGATCGAGCCGATACATTTTGGTGGCTCTATCGATCTGCTGAAGAGAGTCAGGGAAACGTGTAACTTGCCCGTGTTGGCAAAGGGGTTCATTCTTTCGCCGTACCATTTGGCTCAATGTGCAGCTGCTGGGGCTGATGCTTTTTTGCAGATGGTTCGCGTCGCCGAATCAATAGACCTCAGCCTGCGAGAAATGATAGAACTTGGCAGAGCGATGGAGATGGACGCAGTTGTCGAGGTTGTCAATTCTGAAGAGATGAAAAAGGCTCTCTCAGCACAGGCACGAATCATTGCAGTAAATTGTCGCAACATCTACTCCGACCTGTCGATAGATCTCAACAAGGTCCGTATCGGTCAAGATCTTCCAGATAGTATTGCACTGATCTCGGCCTCTGGGATTAACAGCGCTTTTGATCTGAAAAGAGTATACGCACAATCTGGTAACCGCGTTGATGCAGTTCTCGTTGGAACAAGCCTAATGAGATCGGATAATCCCGAGAGAGCGGTTCGAGAACTTGTTGCCGCGGGAAACGAAGTAGTCGCAAGAGCAGAGGAGGGAGGGCATTGACAAGGGTACAGGTATGTGGCGTAAGAACTGTTGAAGATGCTCTCATGTGTGAAGAAGAGGGAGTAGATGCAGTCGGCTTTGTTCTTGTAGAAGGGCGCAAACGGAGTATCTCTCCCAAGACAGCACGAGAGATCGGAACTCAACTCGGTCCATTTGTTCAAAGAACTGGGATCATCCTTGAGCGATCTGTAGAGACAATTATTGCACTCGCGAGCGAAGCGGAGGTGGATGTGATTCAGACGTACTCTCAGGATCTTAAGACGATAGAGGAATTACGCGACCAAGGATTCAGAGTTGTGAATACGGTCTTAGTCACGCCAGCAGAAGAGCGCACATCAGACCAAGTTACGGCCACATTGCTGAACGAGTTGAGTGAACTCTGTGATCTGGTTCTCTTTGAACCAGTTGTTGATGGAGCATTTGGAGGACAAGGGCTTCAGCATGATTATCATCGATTGACTCAGGACTTTCTTCCATACTGCCGAAGGTTTGCTATCGCGGGAGGACTGAATCCCAATAATGTTGGGAGCGTATTGAGACTCCAACCGTATGCAGTTGATGTTTCATCGGGAGTTGAGAGTGAGATCGGTAAGAAGGACAGGAACTTGGTACGAGCATTCGTTGCAGAATGCAAGAGGAGATGAAACGATCAATGGCTCAAAAAACATACTTTGGCGAATTCGGTGGGCAATATGTTTCAGAAGTTCTGATGCCGGCTCTTGAGGAGCTGGAAATGCAATATGAGAGAATTGCCCGGAGCAGAGAATTTCAGAAGGAACTTGAGTATTACCTTCATTACTTGGTAGGACGACCAACTCCGCTCT from Candidatus Thorarchaeota archaeon includes the following:
- the trpD gene encoding anthranilate phosphoribosyltransferase, with amino-acid sequence MIQETLHKIVDRTDLSSKEAASAMSNIMSGTTSAPQIAAFLAAIQMKGVTPDELYGFAKVMREKAVRIEVPPNTMDTCGTGGDGLETFNVSTAAAFVIAGAGVPVAKHGNRGVSSRCGSADLLEEAGISINLTPYQVEKCVNDVGIGFLFAPLFHKAMKYAMGPRQELGMRTVFNILGPLTNPARVNYQIIGVYDQSLTELLAEVLKKLGLKHALVVHGAGLDEITTTGSTKLSEVHRGRVRTYTIEPEDFALTKTSLQDIKGGTPQENAKILNRVLDGDPSPYTDIVLLNAGAGLYVADQVSDIQEGIELARTVIADGDARKCFDMLRTFSASLARGG
- a CDS encoding phosphoribosylanthranilate isomerase; this encodes MTRVQVCGVRTVEDALMCEEEGVDAVGFVLVEGRKRSISPKTAREIGTQLGPFVQRTGIILERSVETIIALASEAEVDVIQTYSQDLKTIEELRDQGFRVVNTVLVTPAEERTSDQVTATLLNELSELCDLVLFEPVVDGAFGGQGLQHDYHRLTQDFLPYCRRFAIAGGLNPNNVGSVLRLQPYAVDVSSGVESEIGKKDRNLVRAFVAECKRR
- a CDS encoding indole-3-glycerol-phosphate synthase TrpC, which produces MRADLGELVESIVEKRAVAIPQKKSLTSVLQMGHRSGVRVIAEVKPVSPTDGTLMGKNTPIEKIVAAYEAGGASGISVLIEPIHFGGSIDLLKRVRETCNLPVLAKGFILSPYHLAQCAAAGADAFLQMVRVAESIDLSLREMIELGRAMEMDAVVEVVNSEEMKKALSAQARIIAVNCRNIYSDLSIDLNKVRIGQDLPDSIALISASGINSAFDLKRVYAQSGNRVDAVLVGTSLMRSDNPERAVRELVAAGNEVVARAEEGGH